The following proteins are co-located in the Tachysurus vachellii isolate PV-2020 chromosome 19, HZAU_Pvac_v1, whole genome shotgun sequence genome:
- the LOC132862645 gene encoding transcription factor PU.1 isoform X3: protein MLASLEPIRYLQELHPQDPSSGGMDLDVIDEYLKEQTRQNIQTRTEESLLAAENSWSCPFAYEWPYRGTVGAENTCCETEQSQQQQVWMNLSSYNELGGQYQFDPPPCSDTDSHSSSSGYQEFPPSPPLHSHTTSLSGKRKERLFQFLYEMLQTPHMRSCIWWVQSANGTFQFSSQNKEKLAEMWGKRKGNRKTMTYQKMARALRNYSRTGEIYKVKRKLTYQFTERTLRGLHNNAQKFTQI, encoded by the exons ATGTTGGCCAGCCTCGAACCA ATCCGCTACCTGCAAGAACTTCATCCTCAGGATCCTTCAAGCGGAGGAATGGACCTGGACGTGATAGACGAGTATCTTAAAGAACAGACCAGACAAAACATCCAGACCCGGACAGAGGAAAGTCTTCTAGCAG CAGAAAACAGTTGGTCGTGTCCGTTTGCCTACGAGTGGCCGTACAGAGGGACGGTGGGGGCAGAAAACACATGCTGTGAAACAGAGCAGAGTCAACAACAGCAGGTGTGGATGAATCTATCCAGCTATAATGAGTTG ggAGGACAGTACCAGTTTGATCCCCCTCCCTGCAGTGACACAGATTCACACTCCTCCAGTTCGGGGTATCAGGAGTTCCCTCCGTCTCCTCCCTTGCACTCACACACCACTTCTCTCTCGG GTAAAAGGAAGGAGCGTCTATTCCAGTTCCTGTATGAGATGCTGCAGACGCCTCACATGCGCAGTTGCATCTGGTGGGTTCAGTCGGCAAATGGTACATTTCAGTTCTCGTCACAAAACAAAGAGAAGCTCGCCGAGATGTGGGGCAAGCGCAAGGGCAACCGGAAAACCATGACGTATCAGAAGATGGCACGTGCTTTGCGTAACTACTCACGCACCGGAGAGATCTATAAAGTGAAGCGCAAACTCACGTATCAGTTTACCGAGAGAACGCTCAGGGGGCTTCACAACAACGCACAGAAATTCACCCAAATCTAA
- the LOC132862645 gene encoding transcription factor PU.1 isoform X2, with translation MLASLEPIRYLQELHPQDPSSGGMDLDVIDEYLKEQTRQNIQTRTEESLLAENSWSCPFAYEWPYRGTVGAENTCCETEQSQQQQVWMNLSSYNELGGQYQFDPPPCSDTDSHSSSSGYQEFPPSPPLHSHTTSLSAGKRKERLFQFLYEMLQTPHMRSCIWWVQSANGTFQFSSQNKEKLAEMWGKRKGNRKTMTYQKMARALRNYSRTGEIYKVKRKLTYQFTERTLRGLHNNAQKFTQI, from the exons ATGTTGGCCAGCCTCGAACCA ATCCGCTACCTGCAAGAACTTCATCCTCAGGATCCTTCAAGCGGAGGAATGGACCTGGACGTGATAGACGAGTATCTTAAAGAACAGACCAGACAAAACATCCAGACCCGGACAGAGGAAAGTCTTCTAGCAG AAAACAGTTGGTCGTGTCCGTTTGCCTACGAGTGGCCGTACAGAGGGACGGTGGGGGCAGAAAACACATGCTGTGAAACAGAGCAGAGTCAACAACAGCAGGTGTGGATGAATCTATCCAGCTATAATGAGTTG ggAGGACAGTACCAGTTTGATCCCCCTCCCTGCAGTGACACAGATTCACACTCCTCCAGTTCGGGGTATCAGGAGTTCCCTCCGTCTCCTCCCTTGCACTCACACACCACTTCTCTCTCGG cagGTAAAAGGAAGGAGCGTCTATTCCAGTTCCTGTATGAGATGCTGCAGACGCCTCACATGCGCAGTTGCATCTGGTGGGTTCAGTCGGCAAATGGTACATTTCAGTTCTCGTCACAAAACAAAGAGAAGCTCGCCGAGATGTGGGGCAAGCGCAAGGGCAACCGGAAAACCATGACGTATCAGAAGATGGCACGTGCTTTGCGTAACTACTCACGCACCGGAGAGATCTATAAAGTGAAGCGCAAACTCACGTATCAGTTTACCGAGAGAACGCTCAGGGGGCTTCACAACAACGCACAGAAATTCACCCAAATCTAA
- the LOC132862645 gene encoding transcription factor PU.1 isoform X1, whose translation MLASLEPIRYLQELHPQDPSSGGMDLDVIDEYLKEQTRQNIQTRTEESLLAAENSWSCPFAYEWPYRGTVGAENTCCETEQSQQQQVWMNLSSYNELGGQYQFDPPPCSDTDSHSSSSGYQEFPPSPPLHSHTTSLSAGKRKERLFQFLYEMLQTPHMRSCIWWVQSANGTFQFSSQNKEKLAEMWGKRKGNRKTMTYQKMARALRNYSRTGEIYKVKRKLTYQFTERTLRGLHNNAQKFTQI comes from the exons ATGTTGGCCAGCCTCGAACCA ATCCGCTACCTGCAAGAACTTCATCCTCAGGATCCTTCAAGCGGAGGAATGGACCTGGACGTGATAGACGAGTATCTTAAAGAACAGACCAGACAAAACATCCAGACCCGGACAGAGGAAAGTCTTCTAGCAG CAGAAAACAGTTGGTCGTGTCCGTTTGCCTACGAGTGGCCGTACAGAGGGACGGTGGGGGCAGAAAACACATGCTGTGAAACAGAGCAGAGTCAACAACAGCAGGTGTGGATGAATCTATCCAGCTATAATGAGTTG ggAGGACAGTACCAGTTTGATCCCCCTCCCTGCAGTGACACAGATTCACACTCCTCCAGTTCGGGGTATCAGGAGTTCCCTCCGTCTCCTCCCTTGCACTCACACACCACTTCTCTCTCGG cagGTAAAAGGAAGGAGCGTCTATTCCAGTTCCTGTATGAGATGCTGCAGACGCCTCACATGCGCAGTTGCATCTGGTGGGTTCAGTCGGCAAATGGTACATTTCAGTTCTCGTCACAAAACAAAGAGAAGCTCGCCGAGATGTGGGGCAAGCGCAAGGGCAACCGGAAAACCATGACGTATCAGAAGATGGCACGTGCTTTGCGTAACTACTCACGCACCGGAGAGATCTATAAAGTGAAGCGCAAACTCACGTATCAGTTTACCGAGAGAACGCTCAGGGGGCTTCACAACAACGCACAGAAATTCACCCAAATCTAA